A part of Rattus rattus isolate New Zealand chromosome 4, Rrattus_CSIRO_v1, whole genome shotgun sequence genomic DNA contains:
- the Fam124b gene encoding protein FAM124B: protein MDETQEPLALTVHLLADTGNGLLLQQALDQLLDCICPEVRLFLVSERARPVNYQEKYHPRRARFPGMSVLLFLQESLGQERLFRVLDFLQRSPWQGFPTQHAQGRPCPYLPANQEFYSLHNQMPVWGMRPVHGGTDILRVTLYCSFDNYEDAIRLYEMLLQRDATVQKSDFCFFVLYATEGFSLQLSLKQLPLGMSVDPKESSVLQFRVQEIGQLVPLLPNPCVPISSTRWQTQDYDGNKILLQVQPKPGLGIKNGEHSFLNGCLRGDAHPQDSRLSSISTQRTLEPRSRRRSRSRRFKVQSLELPQPSGTWENSRDPLWRRSGWSTLADSSSSGMQQRRLSIPVEPEMGMNTLTERGFEKLEAETNVDTGFTIINSEPRRSFLSRFPRGFRSSQPPRCLSGSSLEVTTFPNQGVLKDRPRPLSLPGQRDFGAKKAISKCPHHLPVQGEEKEEFFI from the exons ATGGATGAAACTCAGGAACCTCTAGCCTTGACTGTGCATCTCCTTGCCGACACTGGGAACGGCTTGCTTCTGCAGCAGGCTCTGGACCAACTCCTGGATTGCATCTGTCCAGAGGTGCGTCTCTTCCTGGTATCTGAACGGGCCAGACCAGTGAATTACCAGGAAAAGTACCACCCGCGGAGGGCCCGCTTCCCAGGGATGTCTGTTTTGCTCTTTCTTCAGGAAAGCCTGGGACAGGAACGGTTGTTTCGAGTCTTGGACTTCCTACAGCGTTCACCCTGGCAGGGTTTCcctacccagcatgcacaggggAGGCCTTGTCCTTATCTCCCTGCCAATCAGGAATTCTACAGTCTGCACAACCAGATGCCTGTGTGGGGCATGAGGCCGGTGCATGGTGGCACTGATATCCTCAGGGTGACTCTGTACTGCAGTTTTGATAACTACGAAGATGCCATCAGACTCTATGAGATGCTCCTACAGAGAGACGCCACTGTGCAAAAGAGtgacttctgtttctttgtcctcTATGCCACAGAGGGCTTCAGCCTGCAGCTCTCTCTGAAGCAGCTGCCTCTGGGAATGTCAGTAGACCCAAAAGAGTCTTCTGTGCTGCAGTTCAGGGTTCAAGAGATCGGCCAGCTGGTGCCTCTTCTACCCAATCCGTGTGTTCCCATCAGCAGTACGAGATGGCAGACTCAGGACTATGATGGCAACAAGATTCTACTGCAG GTCCAGCCGAAGCCAGGACTTGGCATTAAAAATGGTGAGCATTCCTTCCTGAATGGCTGCTTGAGAGGTGACGCACATCCGCAGGACTCCAGGTTGAGCTCCATCTCCACACAGAGAACCTTGGAGCCAAGGAGccggaggaggagcaggagccgGAGGTTCAAAGTGCAGTCACTGGAGCTTCCACAGCCCAGTGGGACATGGGAAAACTCTAGGGATCCTTTGTGGAGAAGGTCTGGCTGGTCCACCCTGGCTGACAGCTCCTCTTCAGGCATGCAGCAGCGCCGACTGTCTATCCCTGTTGAACCCGAGATGGGAATGAATACTCTTACAGAGAGAGGCTTTGAGAAGCTCGAGGCGGAGACAAACGTCGACACTGGCTTCACCATCATCAATTCCGAGCCCAGGCGATCTTTTCTCAGCAGATTTCCCAGGGGTTTTCGGAGTAGCCAGCCGCCTCGCTGTTTGTCAGGCTCTTCCTTAGAGGTAACTACTTTCCCAAACCAAGGAGTCTTGAAGGATAGACCCCGCCCTCTGTCACTTCCTGGTCAAAGGGACTTTGGTGCGAAGAAGGCCATCTCAAAATGTCCCCATCATCTGCCAGTCCAgggtgaagagaaagaagaattcttcatatag